AGCGCGATCTCCATCTCAAGGATCAAACCTATGAACCCTTACGCTACGATCGATTGCATCTTGAAGCCGTCCGGAGACGGCTCTTATTCACCCGACGTCTCTCGCGAACCCGCGGAGCCGGCCGGCGAGGTGGAAGCGCCGATTCTCGCCGCCGGCTCGCTCGCCGAAGTCGTCGATCTGCTGTTGAAAGACCATCGCCAGCTCGACGCACATTTACGCACCGACGCCGGACAACGCCGCTTAATTCCGCAGCTGCTCGGAATTGCTCTCTGCGGCTTCGCGCTCTACGGCGTCGTCGCGACCTTCATGCTCAACCTCGCGCACACGTCTCACCACTTCTGGCTCGCAGGCCTGCCCGCCGCCGAGTGGACCGACGCCACGATCGGCAACCTCACGCTGTCGTATTGCATCGGCATGATCGCGGCCAACGGCATCTGCCTGCCGAGCTTCTACTTCTACGGGCTCCTCTCGGGCATCCGCATTTCGATGCTCGGCGTCACGGCTCATGCTCTCAAGGGCATGGCTGCCGGCGCGGTCGCGCTGGTCGGCATCTTGCCGATCTACGTCGCCGCCACGCTCAACGCGCTCATCTATTCCGAGAGCTACACGTGGCTCAGCACGTTGGTTGCGCTCGGCTTGCTGTTGCCGTTTATCGCCGGCTTGTGGGGTGCTTTGTCTCTCTACCGAGGCTTCGTCGGCCTCGCCGATACGATTCCGCCGGAGTTTCGTCGGAGCCGCACCTGTCTGCTGCGACGTCTGATCCTAGCGTGGTCGGGCTGCTACACGTTCGTCACGCCGCTCGTGATCTATAGCCTCTGGCAACATCTCTCGTAGGTCGAATGCCGTCGATCCGCATAAGACAAGGTAGAAAGTCGGGTGCGCTATGAACTTTCAAGAGTCGCTGCTGTTCTACTTCGTGATCGGGGTCGCCGTGGCCGTGGCGTTCGGGCTTGCCGAGCGCCGCACGTTCCGCCCGGCGACGATCGCCGCGCTGATCGGTGCGGTGCTGTTCTGGCCGATCTACCTGCCGCTGATCTTGTCGGCCTCGAACAAGGACGCCGCCGCGCCGAGCCCGACCGTGATCCCGCGCGACGAATTCTCGCATGCGATCGAGCAAATCGAACGGGAACTCGAGGCCGCGCTCGCCGGGCTCGACGGTTGGGCCGAGCAAGCGATGAATCGAAACTCAGGCAGGCTCGGCGAGCTGCGTGCGGCGTTGGTCGCGCAGGCCGAGCGAATTCGGGAGATGGACGCCTTACTGGCCGAAGATCGTGCGGCCGTGGCCGAAGTCGTCACGGTCGACGCCGAACCGGAAGCGGCCGACGAGCGTCGTCGCAAGAGTCGGCAAGCGCGTCAGGAAAACATGCACCGCTTGGCCGAGATTCGCCGGCGCACGCGCTCCGAGATGCTCGACACGTTCGCTTGGATTCGCGAGCTCGTCTCGATGATCCATCTCGCGAAGTTCACCGGCGCGCCGGCTTCGCGCGCCGAAGAGCTCGTCGCGCAGATCGCCACGGCAGTGGAAAGCATCTCGATCGTCGCGACCACCCCTTCATGAGCGCAAGCGTCGGGCCTGCCGATAATACTTCAGCCCGGGAAAGAAAAACGAAGCGGCTGAGATGACACCGAACAGGGAGATACCGAACGGAAGGTCATAGTGCTGAAGCAGCGCCATGACGAGGGCCGTCGCGAAGAGCGCAGCCGACTGCACGTAGAAGCGTCCGCTGAGCATTCCGGCTTTCACGAGGAACACGCAACCGCTCACGAGGCCGAGCATCGGCGACAGCCGCAACGTCGGGAGCCCGAGCAAGAGCTCGACGGGGAACAGCAGCGCGATGCTGATGATGCTCCCCGCCCAGATGTGCGCGATCTGCCGTTCGATGAACGTGACGGGCCCCGAGCGCCGACGAAGCGTCCAAAAGATCAGGGCCCAAGTTCCCATCGCCGCGACCCACAACACGACATACGGCCACGGCGACGTAATCTCACGCCATTGCATCGTGTCGGTCACGGCGCAAATGAGCAGCAGCACGGCGCTATGCCACATCCACAACAATCCCCAATTCT
This region of Planctomycetia bacterium genomic DNA includes:
- a CDS encoding serine/threonine protein kinase, producing SLGAILYQMLTGRPPLQGASAMETVLMVLEQEPLPPRLLNPRADAALEMITLRCLQKPPDLRYPSAKALADDLRAFLHDEPITARSGRFGHVVARWLSETHHAVVLENWGLLWMWHSAVLLLICAVTDTMQWREITSPWPYVVLWVAAMGTWALIFWTLRRRSGPVTFIERQIAHIWAGSIISIALLFPVELLLGLPTLRLSPMLGLVSGCVFLVKAGMLSGRFYVQSAALFATALVMALLQHYDLPFGISLFGVISAASFFFPGLKYYRQARRLRS